The nucleotide window GGTTTTTTCCCAGCAAGCTATAATTTAGTTCTCGTGAGCCAATCTTTGATTTTTGCAATGATCTCATTGCAAACACTTTGAATTTAGAAAGTTTAGTTGCCCATATTCTAGGCTCCTGAAACACTTTTTTAGATTTGGCCTCTCCCTTATTCTACAGACCACCCagccaattttaattttgtcagCATCGAGAAGTTACTTTGCGTCCGTTACTGGTAGGCTAATTACCGCCGTCTGCGTGCCCGCATATGCCTTCCTGGTGTTTTGATCGCACTTTCCTCAAGGGAACTTAACTACGTAAATTGCGATCTAATTGCCTCGGCTATGTCATCCCTAGTGGTTACCTCGTCAAGTTCGCGTTTCTTCACCGCTATCTCATGGGTTAAAGCTCTTATCAGCGCCTGGTCTCCTAGTACCTTGCATATTTCGTTTTGATATCGCCCCGTGTTCAACATCTGCGCCTTCTTCATTTCCAGCAGGTTCTCGCGTTTTTCCGTCTTCCTGATCCTGGATACATTCTCCCCGAGCTCTCGCAGCTCGCGCAATAATTATTGCATCCGGTCTCGGACGTGGAACATAGGCTGCCTTCTTGGTCTGTGTTTTGCGCTTGACCTGCGTCCATCCATTTTCCTTTTCCGTGACTTTCTTTCCATTTACGGGAGAGTTATCTTCCTATTTTTTGCTCACCTTGACCATCTTTAGCACATCCCCTTGACTTGCTTTTTTCCTAGACGGCGTCCTTCGCGTCTGCGGCTCATCCTCGCGCGTTCCCTTCGGTGTAGAATCCACCGATGTGAGACTAAGATGAACATTTCGTTTGCTCTCTATGGTTTTGTTAAAGTCTCTTTGAGCGCGTGCGTGTAGTTTCGTCACAGAGCTAAGTAGGTCACGGATTTGGTTGTTAATCGATAGTTGCGGCAGGCGCATTGCTTCTGTTAACTTCCTAATGGTTTCCCCTAGTTCTGACATGACGTCATTACCCAATTGTGTCGATTCAGTTGTAGGCGTGCTATCTTGTAGTGCAGGTGGCGAAGATCTTGTTCTCGCAGGCTTTTCCATCGTAAGTACTTTTATAGGTGATTGAACAAGTCTTGATGCAAGTTTGAAGGGGTCATCTTCAGCGCTAACTCCACGAGTGCTCGGCGGTCTCTTGGGCAGTTCCACTTTTGACATCTTGTTACCACTACCAGGACTCTGAGTAGCGCTACTCGTTATACTGCCGTATATGTTACTGCTGCTGTTTGCTCTCAGTTCATTCtccattctttgtgtttttccAGCGCATCGTGGGTAGAAGGGCGGGCAGAAATTGACAGGAACGGGGCCTTGAGGCCTGTCCTTCGCTTTACCAGTCCCGGAAAACACGGACGGACGAGGTGGCTATTTACTGATACACCGCACGGCTGACACCTCGGTAGAGCAAATTCACATCACCCTTTTAATCTCACCAGCGAAGACGTCGCTGTCAAGACTTCAAGAGATTCCAAGTGCGTCGCGCAGTGTACCGGTCAGATTATTAAATTAGCCGCACCTAACATGGTGAACAGACGCTGACCAGGAAGCCGCCCATTATGGGTCCGTCGCGCCTGTATTTTTGTATTACTCTACATGCCCATGCACCTATTTCTAAGAGGTGGTGTCGGTTCGCCTCTGTCACAGGAACATCTTCGGTTTGCTGGCTTTTTACCGCTTCCTCCGCTCCTGTCGCTCATCCTCGGGGATTGATTATTCATTTAAACTTATTTCGCAACTGACCAGGCCTGCTGACCAGGCCGTCCGGCTATCCGCGACCTGACGAATAGTTAGACGAAATTATAGTTTTCTCAAATGTTTCGTTGTAGTTCAAAAGCCGCTACAAACACAtatagcaatttaaaatttgttcgaAATTAATACACCCAGCGGCTACAAATTCATTTTGATATAATGAATTTGCCCTACACCCGcattccatataaaaatgtacaCGCATTTAAGCCAACATTGATACAAATACCGGTAGAGATTactatatttgaataaattgttaACACTAATATGCTTTATGGTTGAGTTGTTCTCTGTTTTGTGTACACATATgcgtacaaataaaaatttagactGAGGTGCGTATTATGTTTTTGACATATTCGCTCACCACAGACAAAACTATGCTTTTACAAACCGGAGGATCAGTTTGCAAGTACGTATTATGAAAGcccaataattaaaaatatattttttggacgACATTTGGAATAATGGAGGAAGATCATAATCGGTGTTAAAGCCTGAATCGGTATTCGTCAGATTTGGTGTATAGCAACTATTTCCTCTTTCTTTGAACTAGAGAGTGGGTCGCTGAGttagacaaaaataataaacagcTATTTTGAAGATCTCGGAGCATTTCACTATTAAATGGTTATAGAAATGTTGGGAGACCGCTACACTTAGGCAGCGTCACTTTAaaacatgcaacaaaatatttgatattcaaTATAAAGTGTACtttattgtgaaattaataTAACATGCACTCGCTTTCTCAGTTACATATTTAGACGAGTATTTCTTTGTGTGTTGTTTGAAAATTTGCACATCACATTACGAactcaaatagaaaaatatttttgtttcaacgATACTAAGGGAATATTAGTATTTATTAAATGATACAAGTAATTGCATTGTGAGGAATCTGAATTCGAAATTTAGTTTTGtaataagtaaattattaatGGTAGAATCGTTAAGTTTTGTACGATGTTTAGTTAAAATCAGTGATAATGCATTGAATGGCCGTTTCACTGAGAGTTGGTTTGCTGGAACAGCTAAAACTACTAGATTTAGAGATCTCAACGTCATTGTATTTTGCAACCGCAGCATATTTTcattggtatttatttaatgattcttaatataatataatattaaattttaaaattaattaaaattaaatatattttttttaatacaattacgaaatatttttcacatctcgatctataatttttgttgtgaaaatagcatGATAGagctttgaaaaataaaacgaGGATCTAAATACAATGCCgtaataaatgcatttttgttcATTAGGATTGGTTTTTGTGTTTACATTGCATCGTGTAGCTGAGAAATGTATAAGATGGTAGAACTTAGATCACGTAACTCCAATAAGACACGACAACCAATCtctgtaaaaaacaacaaaaatatattcttcGGTTTGCATTCGTTTTGTACATAATGCGAAAAGTAcgatttttagatttttcgcatttttttgttttttgtaattgtaattgaacCAAGGAGGCCAATACACTACACCAGCATGCTGGCGCAATCAACTCATGGTGCCAGCTTATTGACCGCGTATGTTCTTGTGGTGTGAATGCACAATCTGCTGGAGCAAAAACGAAACGAGTTTGATGTTTTTAAGAATGTACCAGCATGCTGGCGTAGTGTATTGtgaatttaatgcatttttaactGTTTTGGGGCGAATTTCTTGATTTATATGAATCAATGGCGTGCTTAAGGAAAATTAAGAGTGCGGAATATTGTAATCGCGAAATAAGAAACAAGTGCTATAACAAaagaattgaaatattaaactaaGGCCGACAGggaaaaagttgtgaaaaaacAAACGTTTTCCCCACCAATTTTTTTCTCTATCCATTACGACcttttgcatataaaatttgtaaaaaaaatgaatattgcaTTAGCATGCTGGTGTGGTGTATGCTGCAAACTTGTTGGCACCATCAGTGGATTGCGCCAGCATGCTGGTGTAGTGTATTGGCCGCTTAAGAAATTCATTTATAAGCATgagaaatgtaaatgaaaacacatacaacaataacaatagcagtaACAAATATAGCGGTGTCACTAGCAGTATTTATAGTCGTGATGACCGTGATATACTGGAATCAGAGGAAACCTCCTTTCGGAAAGCGAACGACACTAATGTAGATAAATCTACAAGTGCGAGTATCGAAATAGATAATTTTAAAAAGGCCAGTGAAGGTACTCACCGCAAATAGGCCTACTCGTGCAAAATCGTCACCACCGGCTCTACAAGAGAACACGCCGATAGGGAAAGCAGTACTATCCCAACGAGACTTTATGTATGAATTGAGAGACAGATAGACAATTGACAGATAAGATGCGTCCGCCACAGCGCTCTATAAACAATCCAATGAGGGAAATGTTAAATGCAATATCTCAGTTAGACACTTATGAACAAGAAGACCACATTAGACAGCGGGAACAAGCGGGAATGTCAATCGCGAGGGGTAGAAAATATCCCTAAAAGTGCAAGGGCGGAATCGACAAAAGGAAGAAGGTTGGATCACTGTACAAAGTAAATCAAAACGAGACAAAAATCAAACTAAGAGGAAAGCGGACACTATACCACGCCTACGACCTGAAGCAATTGTAGTCACGAAAACTGATGATATGACATATGCAGACATACTTCGGGCGGTCAAAAAGAACGAAACGCTGCAAGAACTGGGCGAAGATGTCACACGTATAAAGAAGACAGCCAAGGGTGGTAAAGGACTAGCGTCCACCTATCCATCGCTACTTCGAAACGTTGTGGAAACGCTATTTCCTCAACAAAATCAGGACGGAGGGAATATATACCCTGAGAAGTCAATGGTCGTAGAGGCACCGGAAATTACTGATATAGAAGTAATGCAAGCAGCAGAGCGCTTCGGAAACTCTAAAGCACCAGGCCAAGATGGTATACCGAATAGGGCTCTCAAAAGGGTAGATGGACACACCGATTAATTGGAAATGTAAAAGCAAGGGTGGAAAGGATGCACGGCGAAGTTGATTTCTACTTGACATAGTTCTTAACGGGGCATGGTTGTTACAGGGAGTATTTGTATAAGTACGGACACGATGAGGGAGTAGATTGTTCTCTCTGTGGTAATAGTACCGAGAATGCTGAGGACATCTTTTTTCactgttttcaaaaatattcaagcGAGCGGCTGTTCCTGGAAAAGGAAGTAGCAGGCCAAATAACTCCAGAGAACATTGTGCCATATATGTGTGTTGCAGTCGAGGCAAACGTGGTATATAATGGAAAAGATGGTACTCCAGGATCTAAGGAGAATAGAACAGCAACGAAGTAGTGAACCTAGAGCTTTGCCCTGCAATGAAATGCCTAACCGCGGTCCCACAGGGCTCCCAGTAAAGCTACAGGAGACGGAgttagggtttagtacgtaggcgtacCGTCTCGCAAGTCCAGTACAGTGGGAATACTCATGCTACTGCGAAGTAGCAGTATCTATGTAAGATTCCCCTTCCAACATAAAAAACCCATgagcaattgttttttttatttttttgagacACACACATGAGCATgtgctttttaaaataaatttgtatgcacatacatttgCATGTGCTCAAATTTAAAGGCACACACAGAAAGCACTCGATCAAAAACATAAGATGGGCATACCTTGGAACGCAAACAACTTCAATAAGGTTACCCGCACTTGAGGCAGGAATACTGCTAGACGcacgtaaaataaaaatagcttgGGTGGTGTGTAGAGTAAGGACGAAGCAAAGCCTGAGAAGGTGCTTTATGTGTCTCGAATACGGACATTTTGCGAAAGCGTGCAGCAACCCGGAAGATAGAAGCAAGTGCCGTGTCAATTGTGGAGAAACCGGACATTTTGAGAAGACTTGTACCAAAAAACCACTAAGTAGCGTAGGCAAGAAAAATAGCAGAGATAACACCGATCATCAGATGTCCCATTTATCAAGAAGCGtgtaaaagctttcaaaagttAGGGTAATTCAAGGCAGACAGCATATGACCAGAAGTTAGACGTAGCTATAATTAGTGAGCAGCACAAAAACATGGGTCATACGACGTGGGTCTCCGTGGAGATGTCCTCCTCAAGGCGTTTTCTGTGCTCGACACTGTACTGCTGAACACCGGAAACCAAAACACTTTCGAGAAGAACGGTCGTGGCAATGGTCGATATCACGTTCGTCAGTAGCCGGTGCGGTCAACCAGCTGGCAGGTGTGTGATCTTTATAAGCACAGTGACCATCTGGCTATTATGCTTGAAGTCGGATTACCAGCACAAACTTGAAGGAGTGCGACTACTAAAAGAATACAAATGAAGGGTTAGAAAGTTGAAACCCTAGACGAAGAACTATTCAAGCTTTCACTAGATGATAATCTGATATGTGCAAACGATATAGACCGTATACTGGTGgaataaagaaattgaaattctaAGAAGTGAATGCCACAAAGCTAGGAGAAAGTACCAAAGGAATCGGGACTACGCGAATGGTTTAAAAGAAAACACAATGAACTTAAAAAAGCGATTAAAAAGAGTTCACTCTCAGCTTCAAAGAACTCTGCgaaaaaatcgtcgaaaatcGATGAGGTAATGCCTACAGAATAGTAATGTCGAAACTCAAAGGTGGCAAAGGGCAAGCACCAACCTGATCCACGTTATTGAAAACAGTCGTGGAAACTATTTTCCTGGCGCAGTCTTTATATGGAAGACAGTCCCGAGTAGAAGGCCTAGTTGAATTAAATGTACCTTTAATCACGGACGTGGTGGGGATTCCAGTCGGAGACAGATTTGGTAATTCAAAAGCGCCAGGTCTAGATGGTATTGCAAATAGAGCTTTAAAAATTGCCATCATACACAATACGAGACCATTCGTAGCGTCCATGGGACGCGACAACGACGGGGAGATGAACCCACAGGCTGATCAGAAGCGTATACACGTGGATAGAGAGAGAACATAGTGAAACTGACTTCTATCTGAGTTTCTGGAGTTTCTGACGGGTCACGGATGTTTTAGAGAACGCGCTACACATATTATTTTTCTGTCCAAGATATGAAAGTGAAAGAGTGGAACAACTCTCtaccaaaaatagttaaaatccaGATTCCTCGTTTCCTCCCTTTTCCTCACAATGATTATTATTTCATATGAGATATCCCTATACAAATTGGTAAGGATGGCGAACTGATTATACTGTGATCAGACACCAGACACTTATTGATTAAATTGGCACTGAAAATACTTCCTCGTGTAAAAGTACTTCGTCacctttaattttttgttgaattgaaaacaatttcacTTACGTAATTAGCACTGATAGcttaggttagtctggttggCCAGAAAGCCACACATAAAAGAAACTCAAGCCGTAGTCTTTATAATGCAGAACAAccacacaagagatgctccattaTTTCTCTGGTACCGTTTTCTTCACATTTCATGCAGTCTGTCAACCCTTCGCGATCTGTCAACCCCAACATACTATGACCAATGCGTGCGCCACCAACAGACTATGACCAGTAATTATGACGACCCTGTTCCTTCATTTATTCTACATAACTTTTAACAACTTAActttacacataacttttgcggtttaaCATCCCGGTAGATTCTTCAAGCGCACTTTGAGCTTTCCTACCAAGTTCTTTTCATATCTTATAGGCAGTGCATAGTTTACCTAGGTCTATCACGTTTTCAGATTACAGTTTTACGCAGTTTATCACTGATAAGAGTTcacagaaatttaaaatgtctgATGTTTTCACTTGTTGATTTGTATTTCCTCGACTGTTCCGCAGAACAGAACAAACAAGTTTTCTATTAAATGAGTCAGTGTAATTCTCTGCTTTTGCTTCTATTTTCAGTTCGAACATGCCACACATTCAGAGTTATGGAGTTTTGCAACGCTGCTGGCTATCGCATTGACCCTCTATGGTTTATGGGATTACATCAAATCAGTGCTACTCTCACTAAAACTATCAGGACCGGAAGCATTACCCATACTCGGCAATTGCTTGATCATAAAGGAAAAGGACAGTAAGTCGCAATTCAAGAATTTAACCCAAGCTCCATTTGAAACCCATACCTTATATTGAATTCACAACACATCCTTTGCAGTGCTTGCGAAGCGCGTGGCAACAGCTTTCGGACTTTACGGTCCTCTTATACGTATTTGGGTACTACTATTTCCGTTCTTCGCGGTGCTGCAACCAGATGATTTGCAAGTGATATTGTCCTCAAAGAAACACACGGAAAAAGTGTTCATATACAGATTGATGCACAATTTTCTGGGAAAGGGGCTTATAACGAGTAGTGGCGAAAAGTGGAACGCGCATCGAAAATTCATACAGCCCATGTTTCATTTGAGCATCCTGGAGCGCTTCATTGGCACATTCGCAGACGCCTCACAAAAGCTCTTCGAAAACTTACATGCGTCCGCCAATGAAGAAGTCAATATCGCCAAATATATCAACAATTGCGTCATTGATATTTTAAATGGTACGAGTATGATCATTCGATCCAAACCTTTCGATCtgaaataattttcgttatcTTTTGTTTTGCAGAAGCGGTTCTGGGGGTACCGGTGAAGCGGCAAAGCGCCTTGGTGGATATGGAACAATCACCATTTAGGCAGTAAGTTTAATATTCCATTCCTACCCTACCTCCTAGTCTCATTTCGTCTCTTGTTGTTTTTAGAGGGAAAGTGGTGGTCAACGAGCGTTTCATGCAACCGTGGCTGCTCTTTGAGAGTGTTTACAAGTTTACAAAAATCGCGTCAGATGAGCTCGATCAAAAGAAGCGTCTCGATGAATTTACACGCAAAATGATCAAGCGCCGTCGTGATATGATGGAGAGTGGAACTTTGATCGGACGAAAGTGTTTGCTGGATTACATGATCGAAATATCGAACAACAATGCGGATTTCACCGAGGACGATATAGTGGATGAAGCCTGCACATTTATGCTCGCCGGACAAGATTCTGTTGGCGCTGCAGTTGCATTCACACTTTTTCTGCTCGCTCAAAACCCCGATTGTCAAGATAAATGTGTTGCGGAAATCAACGATATTTTTATAGACGATCAGCGCGCACCGACTATGAATGATTTGCGCGACATGCGCTATGTGGAAATGTGCATTAAAGAGGCTCTGCGTCTGTGTCCCAGTGTGCCGTTGATGGCACGTAAATTGGGTGAAGAAGTACGTCTGGGCAAATACATGCTTCCCGCCGGTAGCAATATATTCATTTGTCCTTACGCCACACATCGTTTGCCGCACATTTACCCCGATCCGGAGAAGTTCGATCCCGAACGTTTCTCACCACAGAACATGGAGACACGCCATCCTTACGCCTATATACCATTCAGTGCGGGACCTCGCTACTGCATTGGTAATCGCTTTGCCATTATGGAAATGAAAACCGTTGTTTCGCGTCTATTGAGGAGTTATCAGCTACTGCCAGTGCCCGGCAAGACCTCCTTCAATGCTACGTTCCGCATTACACTTCGCGCCTCGGGCGGTTTGTGGGTGCGTTTAAAGCCACGCGAAAATCCCTTGGTCGACTACAGCAATTAGAGAAGTTACCTTAAACCCTTATATTTATGGTATTATAAATATCTAGTAAAGTTAGTTTAGTTGTAATGCGAACAAATGCGGAATTCCTCGTGTTCAAACCCAATAGCtgtaaattatgtatgtatatttattactcaaattttgaaaagctcACATTTATATGTTGAGAACTATTTCTAGGTAAGTGTATTGAAATAGCGATgccaaacaaatgaaattgttcATAGAACTCCAAGACTAACTTTAAGTATTATCTAAGAATTGTAATCTTGctatattaattattcaattgaCATGAGatgaaataaatctatatatttcgAATCTAGAATTAGTTCCGTTGATATTTTCGTATTGTTACAATTAGGACCAGTTTCCTCATATATTTCTACTAACACATAGTTAGAAGTTAGCAATAATAAAGACTTCAAATATAAAGTAATGTATTTCGTACCTTTTCTGTGTAAATGAGCGTTTTTATAATAGTCGAAACCCAGTCCTGTCTGCGCGCCAACTGTGGTTTGTTCGGCCGTGAGGTCTACCCTGCTCCCTCTGTTCATGATGACTAATAGaaaaaatgagagaaaaaaCAAGAGTAAGGTCTACTAAAACTCGCAATTTCAAGTTCGCGAATGCTTTTCGGTAATTTTTGTATCAAAGGTCAATTGTcggaaataatcataaaataataaaatcaacgaTTCAATCGACAAGTAAGCACTGTTTTTATagtatattttacaaaagtccAGAACCATGGACCGAATTTCCACCTGCAAATTGCTGCTGAATCGGAACAAAATCGATGCTTATGATGACCTACGACAACcacaagcgaaaacggtcgtaatAGAATCGGGGTGAGCTACGTCAAAATTGACGGTCAGAAGTATTTTGCAATGTGCATGCTGTGAATGGCAAGGAATCATCTAATATGTGCTGCTGCCCTACTGCTAAAATCTTAATTCGGACATAGGAGAGTAATTGTGTTTCATCAGGGCAACCCACAGCAGGCCACAATCATCGATAGTGACTCGCCAGAAGCTTCGGCAGTTAGACAGGAAGGTTGGTATAGCCTATGACgaataatattttcactttaatgACTTTTCCAGTTTTTGTGTTTATATGACAGTGGAATTATGAAATTACATCCAATATTCTAACAAGTTATCGAATAAAACGGTGCATAATACACCAAAATTGGATAATGTACTTCttcactggcgtagacaccgcttaagcGTTTACAGCCGAGTCAACAATAACGTCTTTTCTTCTCACAATTCGCCAATTGAAATATCAACAGAAATCAGTCGCTCTGCACCTGATCCTTCCAACTGAGTGGAGGTGTTCCTTTCCCTTTGCTTCCACCagagggtactgcatcgaacactttcaaagctggaatgtattcgttcattcgaacaacatgacctagccagcgtagccgctgtctttttattcgctgaactacgtcAATATCGCCGTATAACTCGTTCAGCTtaccgttccatcgtctgcggtattagcCGTTGCCCATGTTCTAAGAACCATAAATCATCCGCAGAAACTTCatctcgaaaactactagtgccgtctcatcggatgtcgacaTCGTCCATTCTTCTACACCAAAAAGCAGGGCGAGattaatgagcgacttgtatagTTTAATCTTTGTTCGTCGGATCATACTAaacattacaaataaattattcaatataatgtgaaaataattgatttctttttattttacctATTACCATTGTGTAGAATAAGACAGTTGTGCCTTGTGCTGCGCAGGCTTTGTGAGTAGATGCCTCCGAAATAAGAGGATGATCAGATGTCAAAAGCTTTTATATCTCAGAAGAATATTAATAGAATGAGTTAAGTTATCTCGAACTTGCATTAATATCCTGATAAAAATTTGGTACTTGTACAAAATAAGGCTGATTCAGTAAGGGGACGTAATCCGTTTGCGATAATACTAATAATACtaaagcaatatatatttttctaaccaTTTAATCTAAACTATCAGActaataagcaaaataatacatatcaaataaatacatatcatAAAAATGTGGAAAGTAACCTATGATAACCGGTACTTTTGTAGAACCTCTCTTGATGGCCAGATTTCaaaagaacaaattttgagctTCAACGTTTTATTCAATCAACTCAGCGCCTTGATACAATCGAAATATAAGAACattgcatatatataataatttattatttatataagtatgtatttacttgtatgtagtaagtatagatatatagttatgtaattttaaacaattaatctATATTCATTAACCGTGTATTGGTAAATAATGCATAAGTACAATATATATTAGAACAATTATTCTTAGTGGGGattcacaaatatatatgtatgtaaaaataattttatttcatttataacagAAGTAAATACAAACCCAAAGTATTCGAAATGTAAGTACTATCGAAGGTAATGAATTCACTTTTGATTACTTGGACGTATTTATGTAGCTGTGTGAGCGGGCTGGCCATTCATTCGGCCAATGTATTCGTTTAGTAGAAAAAGTcgttttttaaattacttaacTCTCACTAATGATTATGTATAAGTAATTGTACGTTATTACGTACGTAAGAGCTGCACGTACTTGCGTGAATTCATAAGTATTGCATTATTATTTGTAGGCTTATTCGAGTGTGGATAGGTTTAGTTAAATTGTGGGTGCTGCGCGTATTTCAAGTgcagtaataacaaaaaattatgagatttttggataatacaatattaaacaataacaacaacaagcaagcaaTAATaacatgtacgtatgtatgtatgtacgtttataTGTAGTTGTTGACAATGCCAACGCTATTTAGATGCAATCATATGAGATGTGAGGCTAGCCGAGGACAACGCGAGGTCAGCAGCAACACAAATACGGATGAGCAACACGATGGCGCGTATTAGCGTTATTGATATTACACGTGATGTTTACATGCCATAACTGTATGCCGTATGAGAAAGTGACTTATGTTTTTCTTTCCACACGTGCGCCTCAACCGGTTTACGCTGCTTTAAGCGGCATGGATCGGGAGTGCCTTTCATTTAAACCGTTGTTGTTGGTTCTTTTGGTGCCGCCTAACGTCGTGCCTCCGTGCGTCGCGCGCTGGTGGCGACTGTTTGCTGTTGAGACAAGCGCTCGGTCGCCTCGCGTACGCGCCCGCTTAACCGAAGCGTCGCTGTTGAGCGTCCAAGCAGCGGTGAGTTGGGCATGGAAGAGCATTGTTTTGGATGATATTTTTGCTgtattggttgttgttgttgtaatgttgaATTCGTTGATTTCGTTGTGGCACTTGTTCCGCTAGCTGTgcggaaaaaaacaaaaagaaaatattttttttttaatatttattgtaaaaaatttaaatttcattgaaaaaattataaacaaaagcatTTTGCAACGGTACTTTGGTTATCGCAGGCGAAGCTTCTAGCGGCGAAAAATTCTTTCTTATGTTCGCGGTCTCTCTTGGGTAGCGGTGAAGTTTGTGTGGGCGCCAATTTAGCATTTACACCTTTGCCGCCACCGGTACTGGAGGCCAAATTGAACTTATTCTTCAGCTGTGACACCTTGCCCGCCGCTTCGTATATCGGTTTAGACTGTGCTTTAGGCTTCTCACGTAGCGCATTGTTCTCCAGCGATTTCTTACGCATCTT belongs to Zeugodacus cucurbitae isolate PBARC_wt_2022May chromosome 6, idZeuCucr1.2, whole genome shotgun sequence and includes:
- the Cyp4aa1 gene encoding probable cytochrome P450 4aa1, coding for MFIQKMFEHATHSELWSFATLLAIALTLYGLWDYIKSVLLSLKLSGPEALPILGNCLIIKEKDMLAKRVATAFGLYGPLIRIWVLLFPFFAVLQPDDLQVILSSKKHTEKVFIYRLMHNFLGKGLITSSGEKWNAHRKFIQPMFHLSILERFIGTFADASQKLFENLHASANEEVNIAKYINNCVIDILNEAVLGVPVKRQSALVDMEQSPFRQGKVVVNERFMQPWLLFESVYKFTKIASDELDQKKRLDEFTRKMIKRRRDMMESGTLIGRKCLLDYMIEISNNNADFTEDDIVDEACTFMLAGQDSVGAAVAFTLFLLAQNPDCQDKCVAEINDIFIDDQRAPTMNDLRDMRYVEMCIKEALRLCPSVPLMARKLGEEVRLGKYMLPAGSNIFICPYATHRLPHIYPDPEKFDPERFSPQNMETRHPYAYIPFSAGPRYCIGNRFAIMEMKTVVSRLLRSYQLLPVPGKTSFNATFRITLRASGGLWVRLKPRENPLVDYSN